Proteins from a single region of Carassius gibelio isolate Cgi1373 ecotype wild population from Czech Republic chromosome A5, carGib1.2-hapl.c, whole genome shotgun sequence:
- the LOC127987671 gene encoding membrane-spanning 4-domains subfamily A member 12-like: MESSKVISTDKAEVIIQINPESKDSVIFVDGQLAMGTNLNTTFKEFFKPQLKALWTVQIMIGVMVFSLGILHTTNFYRHSAIVVFSGITYWGSLIYISAGSLSVAAQKNLNPCLVKASLGLNVASAITAGLAIILMGIQLKLISMDDRRFHDEAPESGG; this comes from the exons ATGGAAAGCAGCAAGGTCATCTCTACTGACAAAGCTGAAGTTATCATCCAAATAAATCCTGAGTCAAAAGACAGCGTTATTTTTGTTGATGGACAGCTGGCCATGGGAACAAATCTCAATACAACCTTTAAAGAATTTTTCAAACCACAACTAAAGGCACTGTGG ACTGTACAGATAATGATTGGAGTGATGGTCTTCTCACTTGGTATTCTACACACCACAAATTTCTACAGACACTCTGCTATTGTTGTCTTTAGTGGCATCACCTACTGGGGATCTCTCATT TACATCAGCGCTGGCTCTCTGTCTGTTGCTGCGCAGAAAAATCTTAATCCATGTTTG GTGAAAGCCTCTCTTGGATTGAATGTGGCCAGTGCCATAACTGCAGGACTAGCCATTATACTGATGGGCATACAATTGAAACTAATATCAATGGATGATCGACGTTTTCATGATGAG